gagcctgtgggaaagcctgcagggcgttttcttgattaatgattgatgtgggagagcccaacCCACAGGCAGTGACGCCAGTCCTGGGTTGGTGGTTCTGGATGATATAAGTAAGCAGTCTGAGCAAGACATGGGAAGCAAGGTAGTAACCAGTACTCTCCCATGGCCTCAGCaaggttcctgccttgccctgAGTTTCTTTAGGGATGATTCCAAGctctaagatgaaataaacccttttctccccaagttgctttaggtcatggtgttttataacagcaatacaaaccctaattaagacactgACATAAAGAGAAAGTGTGGTGATCACAGGATAATATAACACAAGGAGAACCACaaggctggttctctccttccaccgtgggtTCTCACAGTCAAATTTGGCtaggcttgcaaggcaagtccctttacccactgagccatctcaacaacCTGGGGATTTTTTAATTTgtagtgctggagactgaacccatgGCCTTGTCTATACTAGGTAAGCATTCTACTACAAAACTATATTCCAGCTCctaagatttttctctttgtttaaatCAAGAAGAGTCACCAAAactcagaaggttgaggcagaaggattaaaattttaagacttacttggagcctgggcaacatagcaagaccctatctcaaaaaacaaaacaagagctaGGGACATAGCTCAAAGGTCgagagtttgcctagcatgtCCAATTGCTAGTGTCACAAAGGTATTCCTCAATTACACTTGGCTGTTAACCACTAAGATGAGaatacatgttttctttctttgttactaTGGTGAGTTCCCTAAATCTTCTTAATAGTTAAAACGTTCCATTCTTGGAGCAAAACCCCTTTGTCATATTTTTCATATACTATTCAATTAGGTTTGATAAGATTTTGTTCAAGAATTTTACATGGAGATTTGTGAGCCACTCACCTTTTAATTGTCctggttttttttctgttcttaccAGAAATAATAAAACTACCCTGGCTCATGAGTTGAAAAGTGTATCCCTTTTTCCTAGTATTTGTTTGAATTCATAACTAGTATTGATGTTATTCCCTTGCTTAAGTGctttagattttattattaagcaTTCTGGGTCTAGTATTTCCTTTGCAGAAATAATTTAAACTTCAGGCtactaaaataaacacaaacttttttttaattatttaactttattttatgtgcatgggtatgaaggtgtcagatcccttggaaccggagttacagacagttgtgagctgccatgtgggtgctgggaattgaactcaggacctctggaagagcagccagtgctcttaaccactgagccatctctccagcccaataaacaTAAACTTTATGATTTTCTAAGATTTTTCAAAGTTATCAGCACAAAGTGATTATAATGATTTCTTATGATTAtatgagaataaaaaaaagatttatttttatttggttgcatgtgtctgtgcgtgtgtgtgtgtgtgtgtgtcatgtgtgagggtacaagtggaggtcagaaggaatCCCTGGAAACAACTGCTCTCCTCCAGTtgctctggcttctggcttcaaTCATTTTATGGAGAAGCTGTTGTCTGGCTCCCTTGACACCAGAGGCCTGGTCCTGAGTGTCCTAAAGTGCTTCTTTTTGTCTCTAGCAGTTTTAACTGATGCACCCACGTTGCTCTCTTTGTACACCTCTAGCCTGGGTTCACTGTCGTTCTTGCCTGTGGCCTGACTCTTTCATCAGCTCTCCAAactcttggctttctttcttcacATCTCCTTCCTGCCAGATCTAATCCTACCCCTTTTAGGAACTCCTATGTGACTGGAATTCTATAACGGACTAGAGGACTCTGTATATGGAAACAATAGCTgtaccaggtggtagtggtgcaagcctttaatcacagcacttgggaggcagaggcaggcacatctctgagtttaaggtcagcctggtctacaaagcagaaTTCCACGACAGTCGGGGAtactaagagaaaccctgtcttaaaaaacaaacaaaaaacatatttaagagaaagaaagaaggaagagagagagagagagagagagagagagagagagagagagaaagaaaatgaatagctGTAAGGTAGGTTCCCATATGAGATTACCTTTCTCAAAAGATTTACTTCTGTGCCAGGAGGTACTGAAGGTGGGGGATAAACACCTAGATACAAACCAATGTTTTCTGTGGGTTTTAAAACTCAACAAataagcaggcatggtggtgtgcgtGTTTGATTTTAGTACCTGGGAGGCaaagtgggtggatctctgtgaattcaaagccagtttggtctacataggaagttctaggtcagccagggctatacagtgataCCCTGCCAAACAAAAAACtcttcaacaaaataaaaggctTCTTTGATACCaaagaagaatattttaataagctAATAGAAAGATATTTAAATGATACAAAAAGTTCTTAAAGCCATGAAAGAAAATACTGAACAGTGTTATCTTTAGTAAAAAACatttcaggaaaaacaaacaaaaccacctcTTCAGTAAAAGGAAATTATGATTTCACAAGATAAAACAATCACTTCTAAAGAAAAGTCAGGCGGCTTGCTTTGTGTGTTGGTATAcgtgtgagtacaggtgcctgttGAAGAGGCCAGATACATtagacccctggagctggagttacagacagttgtgtggctCCATGTGAGCACTGGAAACTAAACCTGGGACCTTTGTAAAAGTAGTAAGTCtacttaaccactgaggcatctctccagcccctaaaagaaGTACTCtctataaaaaataaaggttaaagaGAATGCATCAAAGTATCTTATAAACAGGAAAAAGCCAAAATCACATAGTAAAGTGGTCAGTGTGAAGGTAAGTACATACCTGGAAGATGCAAAGCAACATTACATAGTCATGTAAGAAGaagcacacaacacacaaaagTGAAACCCAGTGTCACCTCACTTACTAAAATCTTCAACATGTACACAACGTCAAAAATGCTTCGGAGCAGTCGGCGACCCGACTGGGAAGATGGACGCAGCCACCTTGACATATGATACTCTCCGGTTTGCCGAATTTGAAGATTTCCCCGAGACCTCAGAGCCTGTTTGGATTCTGGGCAGAAAATATAGCATTTTCACAGAGAAAGACGAAATCTTGTCTGATGTGGCGTCCAGACTCTGGTTTACATACAGGAGAAACTTTCCAGCCATTGGGGGAACTGGCCCTACCTCAGATACAGGCTGGGGCTGCATGCTTCGGTGTGGACAGATGATCTTTGCCCAGGCCCTTGTATGCCGGCACTTAGGTCGAGATTGGAGATGGATTCAACAGAAGAGACAGCCTGACAGTTACTTCAACGTCCTAAATGCTTTCCTCGACAGAAAGGACAGCTACTACTCCATTCATCAGATAGCGCAAATGGGAGTTGGCGAAGGCAAGTCTATAGGCCAGTGGTACGGGCCGAACACTGTTGCCCAGGTCCTCAAGAAGCTTGCTGTGTTCGACACGTGGAGTTCCTTGGCTGTTCACATAGCAATGGACAACACTGTGGTGATGGAGGAGATCAGAAGGTTGTGTAGGGCCAGTCTTCCCTGTGCGGGAGCTGCTGCACCTCCTGCAGATTCGGAGCGGCACTGTAATGGGTTCCCTGCTGGAGCTGAAGTCACCAACAGACCGGCGGCCTGGAGACCCCTAGTCCTTCTTATCCCTCTCCGCCTGGGACTTACTGACATCAATGAGGCCTATGTGGAGACACTGAAGCACTGCTTCATGATGCCCCAGTCCCTGGGTGTTATCGGAGGGAAGCCCAACAGTGCCCACTACTTCATTGGCTACGTTGGTGAGGAGCTCATCTATCTGGACCCCCACACTACACAGCCTGCAGTGGAACTGACTGACAGCTGCTTTATCCCCGATGAGAGCTTCCACTGCCAGCACCCTCCCTGCAGGATGGGCATTGGAGAGCTTGACCCGTCCATTGCTGTGGGGTTTTTCTGTAAGACCGAGGAAGACTTTAACGATTGGTGTCAGCAAGTCAAAAAGCTATCCCTGCTTGGTGGTGCCCTACCTATGTTTGAGCTAGTGGAGCAGCAGCCTTCCCATCTGGCCTGCCAGGACGTCCTGAACTTGTCCCTAGATTCTTCTGATGTAGAGAGACTGGAGAGGTTCTTTGACTCTGAGGATGAAGACTTTGAAATCTTATCCCTCTGAAAATCCTAGGGTTTGGGGATGGCCTCCATGGCCCTCGTTGGGGTGCTTTGAGAACCCAGACCTGCCTTGGGCACTCAGTGTCTGCGCATTCCATCACCCAGCCCACCCCTGCCAGTGCTGTGCGCCTGTGCCACCTCTGTCAGAGGGCCTGCTCTGCTCATGGACCAAGGACTGCGGTGCCTGGAGTCAGACTGCCTAACCCCAAACACAGCAAAGGCCTGTCCACATGAGAAAAATCGCCCATCAGAAGGCCTGGTCAGGAAGTGCGGTGAGCCAGGAGCTTCCAGAGTTCTCCGCTTGACACTGCCAGCCCCAGCCAGCATATCAGCTTTGGTCCTGCTTTTTCCTGGGCACCTGGTCTGTGGTTTATTTGGAATTAAAGCCCTGTTTggagttgtttaaaaaaaaaaaaaaaaaaaaaaaaaaaaaaaaaatgcttcggAAACAGAACTTTCTATGTGAACAAAATGTACACAGAAGTGTCTCAATGTGCGAGGACAGAGCCAATCCTTCTCCCTTTTTAACAGTACACTTTCCATGTCTAGGAATTGCTTCCTAGAGTTCTAAGGACCAGCCCCTCATTGCTCACTACTTTGAGACTGGAAAACTAAGGATATGCTTTCTAAACTCCTTAAAGCTTGGTTCACCATGTCAGACAGGCATTATCTCAAAACTCTGGAAGACGCCAGGAGGGTACAGCTGCccttctgctgcttctgcaggCTGTGCATGCATTTGCTTTCCTGCTGCAGAGGAGCTCTGGTGTCTGATCCCACAGCTGTGGGTATTATGAGGCATGTGTTTCGCTGTCCTGGATGCACAAGTGGGGGTATATAGTTCTGAAGCTGATCTTAGGTCTCCTCGGAGGCCACTGTCCAAAGTAAGCACTTCGTGAAGGATATTCTGAATCCAGCAAAAACAGAAGCACATTTAAGGGGCAATTTGAGACGTTAGGAAGCCTTTCCCATGAGCTCACCAAGGTTTTAGCTATTTCTTCTGGTCTTGAAGTACCAGAGCCTTTCTGGTACTTCAACTAAATTCCTTTCTGATAACTAGAGCAATTTCCAACATTTTGAAATGAATCCTGATAGGCTCTCATACAGAAAGAAGGTTTCAGGACATCGAAAGCTTGCACAAGGACCCTCACTGTATTGTTTTTGTACTAAGTTAAATCTACGATGACCGGAACAGCCATCAAGAGTGACTTAGTAACTGCAGATGATGCAGATGTGGGCTTTAAAATAGAATGGCTATTACAGTGACGATCAACACTGGAAGTTCCTTTGATATAGTCCTTCATGCGATAAATAGAAATTCATTGAGCTCTACTGTGATGTAATGACCGTCATCCCCTGTTCTAGCCAAGAGACCTAGTAGTGAACAAAGTACCAAGTATCTCTGTTGTCACAGGTATTACACTGCACTGTTAAAGTGAAATGAGTGTTGGAAGGGTGTAGACTTTAATTTACAAGTCCTCTCGCTCTACAGGCACACATGGACAAGTGTAAACACCTGGGTTACACAAGAGCTGCCTCTGGGTTCTTCTATACCTGAATTGGAGAGACAGCAGCTGCTGGAGCAGTCCTCACTGGGATCCCACTCAGGGGACTTCTGGGAGTCTTGTGGCCAGCAATACTCTGTCCAGCTCCACCTGTCAAGGAGAGATTAGAACATAAATACCTAAATCCAGTTCAAAACTGCAATAATGTTTTTTGATCTGCTACCCTTGTTAGGTGACTCAGGatgagctgtgtgtggtggtgtacacattagtcccagcactcgggattcAGGAGGGTGGcagaagtcagcctggtctacacagtgagttccaggacaaccaggacatagggagactttgtctcaaaacaaaacaaaacaacaaaactcccaCAATGTCAGTATAATGTACTCTATTACCCTTTTCTCCTCTGCATTAGAGCTGGATTGGGGTCACAAAAGGGGAAGTGTGAAAAGTGTTAGGTGAGTGAGAACTGGTCTCAGATGTCGTTatcagaggaagaggaaagggagtatGTGATGAGGATTTTCTTGGGGGAAAACAACAGGAGCGTTAATGCACCAATCATTACTGATGACTCATGCTCTATCTACAGACTGACTCACGGGCTTTTCCTGCCTCTCAATATGTTGTCCAATCTTAATCTAAGCAATTTGGAAACTATTTTAGCAGAAACAACCAGATCATCCTAGAATTAGCCACTGTTGCAGTTTTCCAATACAAAGCACATTTGTGGCAGTCAAAAGAAGGAAGTCATCTCTATCATGAACAGAAGCACAATGTTTCTTCAATATgctatatttgtgcatatgtttAAAGTATGAATGTGTAATTGCCTCCTGTGTGTAAAATGCATAACCAAAGAGAAACTGTGAGTCAGACAGACAAGTCCAGAAAAAGCTGGCAACAGACAGATCAGAAGCAATGGACAGATCAGAAGCAACAGACAGATCAGTAGGAAAGCTCCCATGTAAGACCAAATAGAAAGACATCTAATAGCATATTGCAAGTGAGGATGGTTGAGACACCCGACAACGAGGCCAGATACAGGCAGGTGATGATCACTCCTGGTTCTCAGAATACAGGAAGTTGGTCCTGAAACTGCTGACTCCATGAGGCAGGAAAGGAATGAAGGGGTACAACCTGAAGTGGAAGTAGGGATGAGGCTGTCCCATTGTTACCCATGGCCTCACAGCCTCAGCAAGGCTCCCTGCACAGGGTGGCAGGAGCTAGGGGGAGCCCTTGGTTCTATCAACTTGGGGCCGGTGTGGCAGAAACAGGCTTGATATGTAAGGCTAGGGTTTGGATGTATAGTTTTGTGAAATACCTGAGTGTCCTAAGTCAAATGACTTGATCAGGGACTTTACAGTGGTTGCAGAGTCTGAAGGAGCTGGAGATGCTCTGTTGACATAGACTCCACGCCATCGGCCAGCAGCATCCACATCTGAGGGCTCTGACTCTTCATTCACAGGTCTGTATGACAAAGAGCACATCAAATTGAAAAGGTGGAGGGTGTCCTCCACGGgggaaaagacagagatggaaacaAAACCAATGTGGACAAATGTGTGAAGCTGGAAGGGGAatcctaattttaaaattagttttctgaatttaaaattatgtttaaactGCCTTAGGAAACAGTCAggaataatatatttataaatagaataataTCTCTAAGTGAAAAACACACGAATATCTCTGCAGTTGTGAAGAAATATACAAGTGTTATTTATCATAAATAACTGTTAGGAGTGTACACAGTGCCCTGTTGGCACGTGCTCCCTCCAAACCACATGTGGCACACTCAGAGGTTGGATAGATGAATCCCAAGACTCTTTCTTAGCTAAGGTTTCATATGACTTAGACTCTCCATCAGAGACTTGGGCAAGAGCCAGGACACCAGGCATTTACTATGTTAACACAGACTGTAACAGAGAGAAGGTGCTCCAGGGGCTAGGAACTATAGTTGCAGTTTTCTAAACAGACAGGCAACCTCCTGGTTTAGGGTTCCCACCATGGTGAAGGCAACAGGTCTTCCAGTAGCCCAGTTGTGTTGTAACTCCAGAAAGCTGTTCCTGGAAGCTCAGTCTATAATCTTGTTGATTCAGTTTTCTCCGCAATTCTGCAAGTTACTTAACACTTTTCTGTCTACGCCACATAAAGTATAAACCATTACACCCACCAGTCCTTCATGTGACACTTGCCCTCTGAGAGTAAGAACGGAAATTCTGTGCGAAGCTTCCACTCTCATGCAAATTTTCTAGTATGTTGTATGGTTTCTAAACACTAGCAGGGAATCACGGGGGACTATCAAAGACAGATCATATGATTCGGCTCTCATGTGTGGCTTTCTTATCTAGAGGCTTTTAGGATGTCATTTAATCTCCTTGTGAATGAGCCAAGATGAGAATTCCCAACCTCCCTGTTGCTAAATCActgtacttttttttattatatcataTTGCCACAGCTGTTATGCAAGATGACTGATTCATGAGAAAGGCTCAAAGAGAATATTtctggaaatatattttaataaggtCAGCGAAGGTTTAAAatatttcctgattttctgaaaCTAATCTAGCTATGCATAAGCTCCTACAATTGAATTTACTGTCATTATTCTCTTAGCTTTCTTCTATTGCTCTGTGACCAAGAAAAATATGCTAAATTTAAGTGAGGCAGAATTAAAGCAGCCAAACTACTCTGCCCTATACTCTTGATTGCACTGTTCCTCTTTTtgagtggaaaaaaaatcagtaaactGAAAACTTTCTTGGGAGGAACTATCAGGCATTTCAGAAATGGTAagggactgattttttttaaagtaatttataatGATTTGATGCAAAGAGGTGGTTGTTTTGCTCCCCACCTTGTGTTACATGATATAAAATCAGATGGCTGGCCAGTGTGATTGTGTAACCCGTCACCCCAGATACTGAGAAGCCAAAGGATGATCACTTGAGCCCAGCAATTTGAGGCTAAGCTGGGCAAAACGGGAAGACTcaacctcaaaaaagaaaataaataaaataattaaagaacaaaggaaaattaGCAAGTAGATatgtagaaagaaaatgaaaccagtTTAAGAGATCAGGTctggatagaaaaataaaaatcttattcCCACATATGTGACTCTCAAGCACATCAAACAATGGGCCGACAGTGAGACACCGTTCATTCCATTTAACTGGCTTATTGCCAAAGGAGCAACCAAGGCAggtcctttaaaatattttatttaaatgttattcCTTGTTAATTTAGTAGGAATAAAATAGAGGATCTACATACAGCAAGTTATTCTTTTCAGGTGTCTAAGTTTCCCAGTGATATGAAACATCAAATGATGTTTGTATGGCCTCAGAAGGACACAGCCTAATGGAAAGGATGCCTGTTTTCACATAACCAAAGATGATACTGACCAATCAGCTGGATTGGCTTTAACAGTAAGAATAAGTCTGAACATTATCAtatgaaaaatctaaaataatcaaatatctgaaattagggactggagagatggctcagctttgACTGTTCTTCTGCAAGACCCAGGTTTGAATCCCACCAACCACACagaagctcacagctgtctgtaactccagttccaggagatcaaatgtcctcttctgacatccatggGCATGAGGAAggcatgtggtatatatacacacatgtagaaaaaactcatatacatatatttatatatacatatatattatttacaaaaattCCATAATCTTTTGAATGTCAATATGGTTCCACTATTGATAATTCCATACTTGACCCCAAGTGACAGGCTGTGGATGCATTAAAAGTATAATACAAAGTCACCTTCAGGCTTTGTAAAGTACACATGACACAGCAATGAATTAGAGGAGAAGGCCCAGGTCACAAGCCCCCAGACATCTaattatacatatgtaaatacttaaagaaaaaactgagaaaaaaatcctGTAATTTAAAACACTCAGATAGAGAACACCTGACCCATCCTTTAATTGTGAACCAGCTGAAATTCCCTGTACTAGATTGTTTTGAGAGCTGTTATGGTCTGAGCAATAAATGAATGATCACATTGTGTTCCCAAGAGGAATATGAATTCTGTATATTATGAaagatattaagaaatatttaatcagccaagtggtggtggcacacacctttaatcccagcactcaggatgcgggggcaggcggatctctgtgagttcgaggccaccctgatctacagagtgagttctaggacaggttctaaagctacagaaagaaactctttctcagaaaaaaaaaaaacccaagaaagaaagaaaaaaaaaagaaatatttaatcatATAGGAATAGCTCAGTAAATTCTGTAAATAAAGGGTAAAATGCAAGATCATACACTTGGCTAAGCCAACTGTTCAAGGCCAACTCTAGCCTCTAGGTTGGATCACACAAGGAGTCAAATATGCCTTGAAAATCTAAGTCACCCAGAGGCACAGCTTCTGTTGGCTTCAAAATACGAACACACTCTGGTGCTCAGTAAGCCCAACTCATTAGTTTTCCCTATAGCACTGTGCAGTTTGCTCTTTTCCTTAGCCATATCCTGCAAGAAATGGCCAGCTTCTAGTTAGGAATGACATCTAAAACAGAACCAAAGCATGTCTGCCACCACATCTAAAGCTGTAAGAGTGACTTCAGTAAATGCACAGCATAGATCTTTACTGTATATGCCAGGAAGTGTAACATGTCGCAAAACCAGCATCCCAGACTTGGGAAGACCGAGGAAAGAGTATCCGAAAGAATAATTTTCTACAGAAATCCCTAACGTTATTTAAGTTTTGAGGGAAACTTGGCTACATGGTACCCAAGTGATGAATCTGGGTTATCAACTGAGCTTGTAGGGGAGTGTTTGTCAAATTCTCTGTAGTGTGTGCATGTTCCGGGAGAGGTACACGCCTAAGGACAAAGGCCACCAGTACTCACTTCAGTAGTCTCTTAGTTCATTACTTTGCATGTGGGAATTGGAAGCCCATCACCTAAGAACAGAAAACCAGAGGCCAGATGCTCTGGGGCATGAATGCAAATGGGTTATGTGTTTGTCAAAAGGCAGCATTTCCCATCAACCACTGTTTGGCTGCAGGTCCACCTTATGTGTCTTTTGTTGTAATTtaacatatgtatacacacatctgtgatgactttcccttcatatccaccccccccccatcctctcaAACCCACAGCTTTACTTTGTTTGGCTGTAGAACAGAGCTTTCAAATAGTGTTGATTTTTGGTATCACTTGGTGGCATTGCCTATTTTGGTCCAAGTCCAGGTGAGCTCTTGTATATTGTGATTTTTGAAGCGTTCAAATGTTAACTCTACTTGTCAAGTGTCACATCACAATGCTGATGTGCTTTCACACTCGACAGACTGTAAAGAGGAGTGGTCCCACCAAGCTCATGCTTACACCTGCCACGCTGGAACAATAGAATAAAGCCTGGCCCCAGGCTTCTCACAGTGCCATTGTGGGCTTCTGTGACTCCTCTCTGTCCATCTAAGCTTTCAGCTTTCAGCTCAGCCACGgagttttgttcctttttatgTCCTGACTCAGTGCCTTTGAACATTCTTTGCCCTAATCTGGGATGTCATTTTCACAAAATTATTAATGCTTTCAACAGATCTAAAAGAAGTTTGTTGCTCTTATTATAAGGCAAAAATTATGAAGTCTTTGATCTCAGGAATCAAACAGTATCTTCTGAAAATCACTTTCTATTTTCAGTACTAGCATACAGAACAAGGGAAAAACATCAAGTAAAATGGTAGCTTAAACACATCTTATTTTCCAAATCCCATCAAGAAGAATCAAAGCAGTTAAGCATCTTCCATcagcaacagaaactaaggaaGGGTACCATCCATGGCTtaaactttaattccagcactcatgagtCAGAGGTAGAGGTtggcagagctctatgagtttgaggccagcctggtctacattgtgggTTCTAGGCCAGACaggatatatagtgagactctgtctcaaaaacaaaacaaacttttaaactCTCTGGTACACAGGAAtatatatgtaagtgtgtgtgtgtgtattatgggTGAGGGTACCAGGGGCTTTCCCCCAATTCCCTTACAAAGAGAATAAAGATGATAGGGGTCTACCTTGCTAGTATCCTCTAACCCACagggtcagggctggagaggaacATGAAGCCAAGAACATAAAGCACATCCTTACAGAGCATCAGGAATATGAGCACTATCTGAGGAGTCCATGGAAAGATGATCCTGGCCAGGAAAAGCCATGCACTATATCTAACATGGATAATAACGAAGCAAAAGCAGACCCAGAAATATGGCTTCCACATCTAGGTTTTTCCAGAGAAGAAACTACACATCAAGgagtttcagacagggtctcactatgtaacctggctgtccgggaactcactgtgtagattaggctggcctcaaaatcagagatccacctgcctctgcctcctgagagctaaaataaggtgtgcaccaccacactcagcaggattaaaggtgtgaatcacCACACGTACTGAGCACCTTCTCCTTTTGCACACTATTTGAACTTCAATTTTCATTGAGAGCGCACCCTCTAGTTTATGGTAGAGTAGATGAGTTGAAGCATTCATTGATAGGCAGAGTGGTGTATCCAGGTATAATCTACAAGTACTCAGGGAAAGGTCGGGCCCTGAAATATTTTTAGCTATTTAAGCAAGAGTCTGTGATGAACAGAAACGTCTCCtcacataaaaacattaaaaaataaaaaaaaacttaagtccTAATCTACAAAAATATTTCGTAAAATAATAATCACATTTAGGAGAGAACAGACCTTCAGAAGTTTATGAAAGGAAAGAGGCACTTGATAATACCAAccttaaaatttcataaaatagaataaaagatgaAATAAGACAATTTTACTTATGGggttgttctttccttctttgtttcttccttccttccgttctttctcttttctttctttgaaaagagatatctttttttgagatagtagtCCTAGCTAGACTCAGACTCATTGGATAAccgaggataaccttgaattcttgatcctcctgcctctacctcccaagggcaaAATTTACAGACATGTAGTACCATGGCTAGCAAGTTAATAATTGTAAATGAAAGGCCAAGTTtaaatatgtgtacacacacacacacacggtataataatccaattaaaatatttggaagCAGAACTAattcaaaaggaaacaaaagaagagagtaTTTAGAAAGGCCTCCCTGAGCACAGGGAGCACAGatgaaataaacaatgaaaagtgACATTTCTATTCAGcagaaaagaattattttgaTAATAAATTATGCTGGTTGGACTGGCTATGTATATGGAAGAAAAAGAACTGCAGGTTACATCAGATTCAGTAAACACAGGTGGATCAAATGTCTGGGTGTGAACATTCACATG
The Microtus pennsylvanicus isolate mMicPen1 chromosome 11, mMicPen1.hap1, whole genome shotgun sequence genome window above contains:
- the LOC142860674 gene encoding cysteine protease ATG4B; this translates as MDAATLTYDTLRFAEFEDFPETSEPVWILGRKYSIFTEKDEILSDVASRLWFTYRRNFPAIGGTGPTSDTGWGCMLRCGQMIFAQALVCRHLGRDWRWIQQKRQPDSYFNVLNAFLDRKDSYYSIHQIAQMGVGEGKSIGQWYGPNTVAQVLKKLAVFDTWSSLAVHIAMDNTVVMEEIRRLCRASLPCAGAAAPPADSERHCNGFPAGAEVTNRPAAWRPLVLLIPLRLGLTDINEAYVETLKHCFMMPQSLGVIGGKPNSAHYFIGYVGEELIYLDPHTTQPAVELTDSCFIPDESFHCQHPPCRMGIGELDPSIAVGFFCKTEEDFNDWCQQVKKLSLLGGALPMFELVEQQPSHLACQDVLNLSLDSSDVERLERFFDSEDEDFEILSL